Genomic DNA from Candidatus Nitrosopumilus koreensis AR1:
ACAGACGACTATTTGAGACAATACGCATGAATTCTAGAAATTTTTAGAGCAAAATAGAGCAATAATTATTTTTCATTATCTAGTTATTTAACATAAGAAGGAAATGAATCATCAAGTAACACTTCATTTCTAGTATAGTCAACATCAACTGCAATTACAATTGGTTTGTCTTGTACTAGTTTTGCATCTTTTAGAGATTGTTCAAATTCCTGAGAAGATTTTACATGAAATCCCTTTGCACCAAAACTTTCTGCAATTTTAACAAAGTCAGGATTTCCAAATTCTGTAAATACACTTTTCCCAAATTCATGTTTTTGTTTGGTTGAAATTAGATTATAGTCATTATCAACCCATACAATTATGATAATAGGTAATTTCAGACGTACTGCAGTCTCTATCTCTTGAACATTCATCAAGAATCCTCCATCACCAGTCATTGCAACAATTGTTTTTTTTGGAAAAACTAGTTTTGCAGCAATTGTACCAGGAAGAGCAAATCCCATCGATGCAAATCCATTTGGGATTATGCATGTGTTTGGCTCAAATGTCTGATAAATTTTTGAAATCCACAATTTATGGGTTCCAACATCAGAAATTACAATGTCTTTATGATCAAGTGCTTCTCTAACATCAAGGATTAGTTTTTCAGGTTTTATTGGGTATGCGTCATCGTCTTTGAACATGTTTATTCTGTCAATTACTTCTGAGCGAACTTTTTGGAAAATTTCGGGAATTTCCTTTCTAGGAAACGAATCAAAAGAAGGATGTTGAGATTGCAATGTTTCAATCTCTTCTAAAATAGACTCCATAGCAGCGCCAATATCTGAATCAATTTCAACATCAGGTCGATAAAATGTGTAGACCTCAGAAGGTGTAAAATCAACATGAATTATTTTTTTATTTAGATCAGAATTCCACATCTTTGGGGAATATTCCACCAAATCATATCCCACAGATATTATTACATCAGCCTCCAATACTGCTTGCAAGGCATGATCTGCAGACTTTATACCAATAGTCTGAAGATGAGTTTCACAGTCATCAGGAATAACTCCTTTACCCATGAATGTGTTAATTGAGAAAATTTTTGTTTTCTCTACAAACTTTCTAATTTGT
This window encodes:
- a CDS encoding acetolactate synthase large subunit, with protein sequence MKASDLLVKCLESEGVEYIFGIPGEENADLMMSLSESKIKFILTRHEQGAAFMADVYGRLTGRVGVCLATLGPGATNLVTGVANANMDRSRLLAITGQTDSHLLHKESHQNLNVVKMFEPITKWSWSIRNPQNIPEIVRRAFKIALTEKPGATHIELPQDIAKRESDIPPIGFQNIFRPKANQDQIKKAAKMILEAKKPLLIVGNGCAREDESTQIRKFVEKTKIFSINTFMGKGVIPDDCETHLQTIGIKSADHALQAVLEADVIISVGYDLVEYSPKMWNSDLNKKIIHVDFTPSEVYTFYRPDVEIDSDIGAAMESILEEIETLQSQHPSFDSFPRKEIPEIFQKVRSEVIDRINMFKDDDAYPIKPEKLILDVREALDHKDIVISDVGTHKLWISKIYQTFEPNTCIIPNGFASMGFALPGTIAAKLVFPKKTIVAMTGDGGFLMNVQEIETAVRLKLPIIIIVWVDNDYNLISTKQKHEFGKSVFTEFGNPDFVKIAESFGAKGFHVKSSQEFEQSLKDAKLVQDKPIVIAVDVDYTRNEVLLDDSFPSYVK